A section of the Maylandia zebra isolate NMK-2024a linkage group LG8, Mzebra_GT3a, whole genome shotgun sequence genome encodes:
- the LOC101468347 gene encoding endoplasmic reticulum protein SC65 produces the protein MVTLCAKVDSLVTLLCVTFVLMTKAQYENYNFRNFSGEDLMPLTAAYGKALDYYAAGNWTESIQYLELSLRLHRLLKDSVRHCASHCNSSKHDNESFAGYPDLRVYWNVMMKATCQKKCRALFPAFQLPPPGREILEDFSRRSPYRYLHFAHSQLNDLQRAVPCAHTFLQRNPEDQQMQQLMEEYKSKYDLSGYLIDHEERPYETSFLRGVKLVGSGDYSSGVQELEEALWLYFQEYDLCQAECEGITQLLPDRDFYAVIADAYIDTLRCKLRCEENLTPNIGGYFVVKFVPTVYHYLQYAYYKLNDGRSAVPCAHSYFLFEPEDPVMKQNLLYYKAYSQQWGLQSNHFTPRMEAFKHYNQTIMQKKMLAFAETYFGLSDEDFLGPEEVARSAPDSPDAEFEGIGDYEESIYANWKQLKGKGDAGESDI, from the exons ATGGTGACATTATGCGCAAAAGTAGACTCGCTGGTAACACTGCTTTGTGTGACCTTTGTTTTAATGACAAAGGCACAATATGAAAACTACAATTTTCGAAATTTTTCCGGAGAGGACCTCATGCCCCTCACCGCTGCGTACGGGAAGGCGCTGGATTATTACGCAGCGGGAAACTGGACGGAATCGATCCAGTACTTGGAATTAAGCCTACGTTTGCACCGGCTTCTGAAGGACAGCGTGAGACACTGCGCGAGCCACTGTAACTCGAGCAAGCATGACAACGAGTCTTTTGCTGGATACCCGGATCTCCGCGTCTACTGGAACGTTATGATGAAGGCGACCTGTCAGAAGAAGTGCAGGGCGCTTTTCCCCGCGTTCCAGCTGCCTCCTCCCGGCCGAGAGATCCTGGAGGATTTCAGCAGAAGATCTCCCTACAGATACCTGCACTTTGCTCACTCACAG ctgaatgacctgcagagggcGGTACCATGCGCCCACACCTTCCTCCAGAGGAACCCTGAGGACCAGCAAATGCAGCAGTTGATGGAGGAATACAAGAGCAAGTATGACCTGAGCGGCTACCTCATTGACCACGAAGAACGACCCTACGAG ACGTCATTTCTGAGAGGAGTGAAACTTGTGGGTTCGGGCGACTACAGCAGCGGTGTTCAAGAGTTGGAGGAAGCTCTGTGGCTCTACTTCCAGGAATATGACCTGTGTCAGGCCGAATGTGAAGGGATCACTCAACTTTTACCAGACAGAGACTTCTATGCAGTCATAGCAG ATGCCTACATTGACACATTAAGGTGCAAACTGAGGTGCGAAGAAAACCTGACACCGAATATTGGGGGTTATTTTGTAGTGAAATTTGTGCCCACTGTTTACCACTACCTCCAGTATGCCTATTATAAGT TGAACGATGGACGCAGTGCCGTGCCCTGTGCGCACAGCTACTTCCTGTTCGAGCCTGAGGACCCAGTCATGAAGCAGAACCTGCTATATTATAAAGCCTACAGTCAACAGTGGGGGCTTCAGTCCAACCACTTTACCCCCAGGATG GAAGCTTTCAAACACTACAACCAGACAATAATGCAAAAAAAGATGTTGGCATTTGCAGAAACATACTTCGGTCTGTCTGATGAG GACTTTCTAGGACCAGAGGAGGTTGCACGGTCGGCCCCAGACTCTCCTGATGCTGAGTTTGAAGGTATTGGAGATTATGAGGAGTCAATTTATGCAAACTGGAAGCAACTGAAGGGCAAAGGGGATGCTGGCGAGTCAGACATCTGA